Genomic window (Bombus pascuorum chromosome 8, iyBomPasc1.1, whole genome shotgun sequence):
TCTATAATAGAAGTCCACTCATTCTCTCCACTGCCTATAATTCCTCGCATAATAGCAGTTCGCGTTCAGATAAGTGGATTCAATCGACAAGTGTTCATTTAAACGGGCGCTAACTACAGTTTCGCTTCAATAAACGTAGCTGCATCGTAATCAAAGCTCGCCGTCTCGCGCAAGAGAAGAATCAAAGTACAAAGGAGTAACTTTTACTCCTCACCAAGCAAGCAAATTGCAAAACATTCCAAAATACGATTCGCATCTTAATAGTGGAAAGTGGTAGTCGGCAGGGAACTGGTCTGCAACAAGTCATAGCAATTGTGCACTCCGTGCATAGACCGTGCAGGCCAGCGTCTTTGTTCTGCTTTTCTGCGCACGGAATTCCAAAGAGTCTGTATCTTTGCGAGGGAAACAGGGCGCGGTGACCATTTTTCCTTACTCATCATCGGAGGTTATACGTAATGGACTATATAACGGTTCAAGCCGGTTCGAAATGGTTCAGTAGACAACGGTATACTGGCGGGAAAATTCCGCGGGATACAGAGAtaataagagaaaagaaaaacggatTTGTCGAACGGACCGAGCCATGAAGTTGCTGGTAAGCTGAGAAACTTTGTCGTAGCTCATCGAGCAagtcgaagaagaaattgTTACGAAAATAGAGGGAATCCGTGCAGCAGTTCCTGATGAGAAAACTTTAATCTGTTAGCTCGTAATGCACTTTCGTGTCGTCAGTGAAATATGAACGGGTCCCCGTCTCTGACCAATGTTTCATTGATATATAGAGCGCCGCGGTGTTAGCTGACAGTCGGATAATTGAAACGTATGGCCGCGTTCTATAACTTTGATTAAGATGGGTAATCCATTGATTCCGTTTAAATACGTCGCATAATTGTCGCGTTACAGTGATAATGGTCTGACAGTTATGACGGTGAAATTTCGTCACGTTAAAGTACGGAAATATAATAACGCGTAACAATTTATTCTCCTAATTGTAATCTCTGCTATGAAAGATCGATCTTCAAACTTTTTTTATCATTACGATTTCCTAGAATCTAATAATAGAACCGTATCGacgcaatatttttcaaaattttctcatCATTACGAATTCTATAATTGCATCGCAAGTCCAATCATCGATCAGTTTCGATCGTTACTTAATACCTATGATCAAGGGAGCGAATTCTTTCTCTGAGGAAGCGCTCGTGGCGTTAAAAAAATTTGGCCTAATGCTGTCCACGTAGATGCAACGATGGGTGCAGCGATGACGTGTTCATGCGCGGCACGTCTGCCGGAAAACCGAGTTATGCAAATTCGCGATGCGTATGTGATTCTATCCGTGGCCACTGAATCGTGTATATGCGTGTCGGATATTGTTCTCGAATCAGCCGTCTCGTTAACACGACTCACGGCAGCAGATCATGTTTAAACTATGATCAATCTAGTTATCCTTATTACAGTCGACGTTTGTTAAATCCTCGAGAAGAAATAGCTGACATTCGTTAACAAAACATAGCTTCCATTTGGCACGAGATAACGCAGATTCGAATGGTAATTTCGAAAGTTCTCAACGTGGTTGTGAATAGCTGACGTTCGAGCGTTAGACTTGGAGAGAAACCGTGCATTTAGGACCTAAGTACATATACTCGATAGAATCGAGCTCGGCAAAGGTCAAAGTTCAAATCCTGATTCGTTAAATCAAATGAtagactctctctctctctccatgGTGTTGGGTAATACAGGAGGGTATGCGCTTGATTATCGTAATATTCACTGGAGTTGATGCGAAGGTGTTTTTAGGTTTGAGTTAATACCTGGGAGAGATATTTACGAGTAAGATTACAAGAAAGCATTTCAACTATTGTGTCGCAGCGTCCCACGTGATAGTTTCTGACGCTCGTCTTAATAAATCACGCCTTATCCGTTTTCAGTTACGGTTTGTGGCATCGATTTTCTTAACGTCCGTTCGCGCAAGCAGCTGGCCTTATCATGAAATAGTGGGCGTCGGACAATCGGCGGGACCATTGCTCGTTGCACCAGTTTATGGAGTCGCACCTGCGGTAAGCCTGTTACCCGCGGAACCGGCCAAGAAAGCTCAAACCATAGTTGCTGGCCCCGTAACAAAAACTGTTGTCGAGGGATCGTCTTCCGGACCAGTGACCATCGTGTCTCCAGGAACTCTCGCAACCAGCTCTCCATCTCCAACGACGCTAAGTAATTTATCATTTGGGATAAAAGTTAAGGCACGATTGTTCTTCGGGGTTTAGAAAGTTTAGAGAGGTAACGAAATAGCCAGGGTTGTTCAGAAGGATTTTCAATTCAATCTGAATATTTATGGCGCCATCAATTGAAGGCTATATTTAAAACTATTCGACTTACATAAACAAACAGTACCGGCTCTTACTATTAACATGAACATTTTACGAGATACATAAAGCCAAGAATTTATCTGTACCACGTTCCTTTAGCacattacaaatttaatacatCCATAAATTTGAACGTATTCAGGAAAACGATTACGAGAAAAGTAGATAAAAGTTGCTATCGTTATGAAAAGTTGCTaaagttattattttgtatttcttttcatttccttttctttcttttttagaaCCAACCATTGCCTCAGCTGTGCCAGAAGATACAGTCCTCGTTAAAGGAGCTTCGGCTGGCGCGGTGACGCTAGTAGCGCCATCCGACAATTCAGTCGCTATCGCAGACACCAATAACGCAGCGTCAGCCGAAGCAGAAACAAAGAAAGGCGCCGTTGCAGCGTCAGCGAAGGCGGTTGTTGCAATCGAAAGCGCAGAAGAATCATCGACCACGAAAGCATCGACGAACGTCACGGCCACGGCAATTAGTGAAACAATAGGCATAGCGTCAGCGAACGCCGTAATAGGTCCCTCCACCGGGCCTATAATCATCGCTGGTCCAACCGTTCCACCGGTACCGGTGCCGGCTGGCGCTGAAGCTTCCACACTTGAAGCAGTGACTGCTGCTAGTGTTGCTGCTTCGGCAACCGTTGAATCTGCCAGCGTGTCTTCCAGTGCGGTCGCCAATGTGTCGGTTTCAAGCAACATAAGTGCTGAACAAACCAGTGATGTATCTGGTTTAGCGTCAGGTaagatttatttctaaatccttaaaaaaatgtatctatACGTCTATATGTAcgtaacaattaaaaagagaaaattcccAGTcttgatacatatattatatatagtaattgatacatatatttatctataaaGACAAAGGATATTTGTTGAAAAAGAAGGAGTAAAAAGtcgataaaacgatattaGACATTTCATACGATAGAGAGTAATATTTAGGGGCGCGTTATGTTGAACGAACTTTGTCACCTGTCCTGTTCCACGATACAAAATGGAAAAGATACTAGCTGCTAGAGATCGTTTTGTGATAGGAATCTGCCTTCGAATTGATTAAAGCTTCGAGCTGTAAACAACCCACTAAATCAACCTCATCTAGAACCTGGAAGATCAACAGTAATTATGTTACTGGGACCGTGTGACATCGATACTATTTACATATGCTCTATTCCAAtgtaacgaaatttatttgcaGATACTACAGAGCCAACAAGGATCGAGGGTTCAGCATCGAGCTCGAGTACGGTGACGAGTACTTCCGGAAGTTCGACGGCCTTCGCATCAGCGAGAATTAATTTGATTTCACCTCTAGGTACGATCGCACTCGGCGAGACTCCCTTAAGTAACGTTGTCGTATCAACAGGAACAGCACCGCCCGCGATAGTTTCCGGTCCCTCGGGGTCCGTCTCTACCGGTAGCGCATCCCCATTGCTGCTTAAGGTTCCTCTGTACCATTTGTAGATCAAACTGCTTATTCCCTTGTACGTCCGTTTCTTTACTCGTCGCTTGTTGtttctgtaaaagaaaaatcaaatcgCTTGTGAGAAACCGGTCGATGCCATGCGGCCATAGAGACAGTTGATTGGCGAATCGGGCCTTTCTAAGGTGGGTTTTACACGAGCTAACGTGGCTAGACAAGCGCATTCGTTGACATTGCGTTGGCGATCGCGCCGACACGAGACAAGGAAGGGAAAAGTTGTGCAAGGACAACCACTGGGACCAACGCTGCAAGCGGTTGGCATTGATGGCCGCTGCGTTATTTGCCTGTGTACAATCATTGAATACAATAGCTACCACTTTTCTATATCTGTTTGAGTACCtcgatttttgtatttaataaaaccgTGCATAAGTAAGGAGCCAGTTCTATCTGTTTTCCTTCCTGACTGTTTTCCACCCCGCTAACTTGTTCTTTTCGCAACGATACTcgataacgtaatagaaacGGGGACACGTTGATGCAACTTTAAACTGCAATTGCAATTTCTACCAGTTTCGTTGAATTGTTTATAAACCAGTTTTGTTGAATTGATCGATATATATGGAAAATCTCTTGGAACCTCATTAGCATTGAAATGAGACACGGTTACGGCTTTGTTagtaaaatttggaataaatcCGAAAATCTGTATACatgaaacttttatataattatttttataatctctGCGGAGAGTATATTTggaataaatatcttgcaacttCTATTTTCATCTTCAGGCTTGTTCCGAACTTCATCGATATAATCGCGTCTCTTTaagattctaattaaattttcaaatgttttgcACAACGCACAAATATGAGACGTTTTTGTATACTTATAGTATACAAGTATAGTAGTATTGTATAGTAATTGCAGATAGTTCCGTGAATCATTGCATGCACGACGTACTTTCGAGCTTTGGCACAATCTATTTCGTGTTATCCTAAGCATGTTATCCTATAATTACGACGTCGATGAATTTCTGTATTGTTACAAACAACAGCGCAGCGATTTAACGAAGTTATATTTATCATGTTTATCTAGTTAGTCGACTTGCGATTGGAGCGATCTGGCGTATGGCGCAACCTGTAGTTTGGGTTAAATCATGGCAAACAAGCCGAACCTAAACTGTACGATTAAGCTTGAAACTCAATTATTACCAGGCGGCTTTCACTAGGCAAACGAACTTTGTGGAAACAAGTCACTATAAACTTTTACTCTATGTTAGATTGCAAACGTTCGCGTATCTGTTCTATGTTTCAAACTCTTCTCGATCattctatatttctttgtGTCCACAAGATGAAAGTAATCATTCGAAAACAATTTCCGTCCTGAATTCAATTCTAACtcattattaaatatgttaatagatagaattttaaaaagttataatatGTATTCTTTACTGTCCGTGAACTTATTAATATTCCATACACTTAATTATCAACTTGCATTTAAATCATCACCGTGTTTTACATAGTTTATTTCAAGAGTAAACAATTCAGAgaactatttatatttattttattcatactTATACCATCtgatatgtaattaatatcatttaccGAGTTACTAGTTGCCAAAGGTGTGTTGGATTGCATAAAAAGTGGTGGTGGCATTGTAGTAGTTTTTGATTCGTACGTCTGTTGAATGTTTAACTCCTTCGCGATTTTACTGGATGTTGACCGTAATTGCGGTAAAATTACATCCTTAAATACCGATAGAATTTTGTTGATTGAAACATTTTCAGTAACAGATTCGGTcatctgaaaaataaatacgagtactttaattatttttcatttaatattgatattttactgctgtttccttttttcatatcACCGTTAAGAGACGCATGAGTAACGATCGAagatgaattatatattttatcgttgaGAATCATGTCATGGACATTGGAGTGacgtaaattaaaaacaagtTAACTCGTTTAAATTGCAAAGTTTCTCGTGCGCTCGCGATACGTTCAGCATTTCTTGCATGAACATTATGTCTCGTTTATTTCAGTTTAAACCTTTGATGCTTCATTCTCGGTTATCAAAATCGTCGttcattttttctctctttctctctcaaaAGCAAGCTACATGCATTGCGATTCAGGCAACTTGGAAATGCGAATTTACATACCTGCAGTAAAACGACAAGCAATAAAcatgaaaaagtaaattttcttCCGTTCATGGCGAATACTGCGGAGAAATTCTTCTGATTCTATTAAGCGACCAACACGGCAGCAAGTGAATTGAAACGTCTTGAGCTGCTATTCTCAAAGGTTCcacttatatatttaattaactcgtaaatattttcgcgtaaatgcataatttttatctttgtacGTGGATAACGATAACGCGATGAGCACGATGCATTATTCTCACggcttttattaatttattaaaagaaatagaaacaagTATAGTTTGATTATAGTTGAACAACACGATTGTTGAACACCTGAATATTCCTGAAATGAAACTTCCGTAAGATTACGAGAAACTCTGAATAAGAGAAAGATAAAGGACGGCTTTACGAGTGGATATTGTCACGTGCTGACAGTGTGCTTTCATAACATTTAAGATTGTCGATGAGAAAGGACACGCGTTCGTACTTTTCGAGAATAAGCAACCGATCGTAATTCaatcgaacgaataaaaatgatagGCTCGTTGAATCGCGGTAAAATGGTCGCgatgttggaatattttttaatcgacgCGTCGTACTGGTCTATTGATTTTATGGAATCGAACGAGCCGTAAACAATGTTAACTGGCGTATCGTTTTATCGTGGAACAACAACTTTTTACGAAAAAGTTGGAGCACGTTGCCAGGTACAGTTGCGACAAAAACTCGTTACGCGACGTCGTTTCGTCTTTATCGTTTTAagtatacgatataacataattcTTCTACCATTTTTTCCTCTCgattttatttagtttctCGTTTATATGTTATGTAGAAAATTCGATCGCTAGAACTGGTATTTGACAGAAGATCGTGTGAGGTCGGCTGCCATTAAACATACTTTGCCCGATTGATTCGTTTTTCACCGTCGAGAAATATAAATGGCGCTCTAATGAATCGCATGAAAGCACTCCCAACGAGAATCCGATTATCCTGGCCCCGGGGTGAAATTCTATGGAACCCGACGAAATCATGATTCGCTGCAATTTTGCCCCCATCGTGCCCATTAAATGAATGTTACACCTAGGATCGTGCCAGTTAAGTGAACAATACCTGATTCAACGAACGACATAAACATCCCTAGCAGAATGGCGTCGTTTAATGAAACGCCGTTGAAAACGTAACAAAAGAGACTCTTTGCAGCGGAGTATTTTGCGTGGAAGTTGCGTCCTTCTCTCCTTTCACACATAAATCACGCACGGAGCGTGTTTCGCATTCATCGATAATGAGTTACtatttacaaaagaaattgaaactttAATTATGATCGCGAACAAAGAGCTCGACAATATTTTCAGCTTATTGAGAAGCTATTATTCGGTAAAACGCCGACTATGACGTGGGATTGAAACGGTAACGTCTCTCGAAAACGTTTATCGGGCCGAGGGGGCGCGACAATGATGCTGCACGACGGAAATTAATTCGACACTGGCAGCCGACACTCATCCCGTTCTTCGTCCGATTGGTGTGTTGCAGCTCGTGTAAATACGGCAGAGCGCGCCGCCGAACGAGGACAACAATGAATCCCAATAAACGGGGCAATTTTACGGTAACACGGAGAAAAACAGAGAGAGGCAATGCAGTCGCGTTGGTAATTCTCGTAATGGCGTAACGCGCTCCGAGGGAGGTTGAATTCACTTTGCGCTAATGCGCTATCTACGACAACGTAGGTCCTAGAATTCTCGAAAATGATATCACGGCCAAAATGACAATTTTATCATACGCTGAAATCAACCAGTATGCGAATAATAAcacattttcataattttcgtGGTGTACACTTTGATATGCCAGTCGGACTCAGTCCCGGCACCACATgaacaattaaaattctagGTTTGATATTTAACGGGACAACAAGCGATATTAATGGACGAAGTTTTCGAAATGGACGAGCAGAATAAATTTGGAAGCGGAAAGGAAGACTTTGATGGATGCGAATTTCTGAGGTGAATTTGAAGGAGAAACGTGATTTTCGCCTGACAAGGTGGCCCGCGGTGAATGCGCTGAATTTGTaagtctctctctctcgcggTTAGATAATAAATCGCTGTCGAATTGGCTACGAGAAATGCCTTTAAATATCATTGTTCTCAGCGAAAAGGGAAGCTGAACTATTCTTCGTGGCTGACAGCACCGCCGCGCTCATATCCTAGAGAACTTGTTGAAACAGATCAACGTCGATGCTGTCGAATATCTGAAACGAATGGACGTAACGACGGGACAGCTCGGAATTGTTCAAGACGTGAAAGTTCTTGGACGCAATTAACATTGACACCTTGGCCGACCACGCACGCAAAACTCCACCCACCCTTTGACTCGTGCTCGTGGGGCTCGTTAACGaattcttttctctcgttaTCATGAGATACTATCGACTCAGTTCACGGACAGGAGACACGAACATTATCTTCATTGGCCACGAGGAGATTCGACATCAAAGGTCGTTACGGTAGATTGCATGGAATGTCGTCGTTGTCTTGGAAAAGATTGCCTTTAAAACGAACAGAAGACGAAAGACAgggaagaaaggaaatgataaaagaagaaagatatcAGGTATGCGTGACGTGTGTTTGTTAGCTCGTAGAAATACAGCTAGAGTCTGAGAACGAGCGAAATTTGTCAAAAGTAGTTACTTTCGAGGAAGAAACCCAGTCGTTGCGTGATATTTCGACGTCTCGATCGGAAAACAGAAGCTTTCGACGTGGTAGCGATACGTAACGCGGCCGGGCCAGTCAGAAACACAGATTCATAGGAAGTTCGTGACTCTGCCAGCATCGCGGATAACGCGTCGACTTTACGCTCGGAATCTGATAACAACGGAAGTCCGTGAGTAGGATGTCAGCGGAAATGGGGTGTACACGCGTTTAACCAGATTTTCGCACGCCGTACGACGCGTTGTAATATGCAAGACGCGATCTATCTTGTTAATTGgactttcttcgtttcggTGTCGTTGAGTCCTTTAAATCGACGAGTTTCGTGATTGTTTTGAAATCGGGACGAATTAATGTAAACTTTCAGTACGAGGAAATGTTCGTTACTCGAGTAATGAATGGTAGATGAACGAGACAAATCGAATCTCTTGCGAGTGAAAGTATGACAGATCCTATCTGCTATATAGCattcttccctttcttcgttttacgaGTCCTCAGCGTCGTTTTCAGCACTTCTTATCGATCTTCAGCGATTCCAACCATCGGTTTCCCATTCATTCTCGTTACGATCGTCTCTACCCTTTCTTTACTCGTTTAATTTGACTTTCAAATAGCATGGCAACCGTCGAATCCCACCTCCATTAAATAAACGTTAACTTCTGATTTTATATCACTTCCTTCCTCGTCgaagaatcgatcgatcaaagTCTGCAGTAgttcaattaaaaagaaacgaaacaggAAGTATCTTTAATTCTTACTCTTCCACATCTTGatcttgtataattttttaaatctcaaGTTATATCGAAATTCTTTACTGCTTGAGGaatcattttcaaataaatcgaCCTCGAAGTTGATTGATTAGTTCTTTTTTCATCAGTATAATATTTCCAAGGGCAGAGTACTTTGCTATTACACAGTAGCGAGCGCTTTTGTGTCGAGCTTAACTGGCGGCTTATCGTTTGGCACACGGCAGACATCGTTGCCGCCCGTGATTGTTCCGGTCGGCAACCTCGTCGCGAGCACCGACTACGGAAGCACGAGTAATCTAAACCATACTGAAGATAACGGAAAAACAATACCAGGGCGACACCCTTGCCACCGTCCGGCCGATAAATTTTCAGCCAGCATACCGGAAGGGTTATAGGCGGACGGCGTACTCGAATCCCGATAAGGGACAGACGTTTAATCAAGGGCACCAAGCCAAATTAACCAGCACCGATGCCGCCCCGCTTTGCCGATCACCGCCTTTATTAGTGCCCTGACCAATAAAGCCTACGCAAATCttgataaataacgataaatcatacattttttttttttttttacgaaattatcGACAAAGAACgtattgtattatttagtattatttagTCTCGTAATcaaagatttgtttaatttatttattttaatttaatttatattgaaatgaTATACTATAggtaatttacatattttgtatctttgtataaatttctttgaatttctcataaatatccacgaaatgattcatatttctatataaaagaacgagagaaaatcattttgaactaccataatttcgtatttttttaacTGTCATAAATGTTCCTTCTCTTCTACGGTAAACTGTAAGTCAAACTGTGAGAGTAATTACTATATCGCATCGTAATGCATATGTTTACCTATATCTTGCGCGATTGTAATTTGCCTTGCATTTCGCTTAACTTATATGAGATTGTATAAATCGTAACTTAAAAATGGTACTCTTTTGTAGTTTAATTCATGTAATATCCGACAGCAAACGACCTACGCccgttaaataaataaataaatttggtTTCATTTAAAACGGACGGTTTTTCAGGAGCATCGGTTTCATTGCAGGATTTTTCGTTACCGTTATCGTTTTTCAAGATCGCTTTTCCTATCAATACCGATACACGGAGGAATCATATTTTGGTTCGATGTATCTATGATgatagtaatattttttaatttatagtaaaaGCAGTGGAGAGAAAATCCGTATCGAGTGATCAGTATTTACCCGAGAAGAACCGTGTAACTTCTACCATATACGAGATCAAGTGTGAGAATGCGGGCGTTTCCAGAAGACCAAGACACTTCGAAGGATAtgctaattaaataaaacaccAGGAAAATTTTACTGCGAACATAGTGCAAAAGAAATATGAACAAATAATTCGCACGTCTGTTTGCTCGATTGATCGATGTTTTCAGGGATGTCGGCTTCAGCTTGTTACTCTCAACGCAACTAACGATACGATGACGCGTTTGAAAAAGCGCCGGAAATAGATGATTCAAAAAGAGGAAACTTGGAAAAATTCGTTGAAAGATTGAAATACGTGCGAATGAAACGTTTAATGCATGTACGCAACGTATCAGTTGATTCAAGGGTTTCGACAGATTATTATTTCGAACTgcgtaaatattattctaatacGATTATCGCAACGTACCTACAGCAAAACGTTCAGAGTTTCTTTGATCCGTTTCCAAAACTTTCACGCTGTGTTATATACGTTGTGTAGTATGCGTTTTATGAATATGACCATTATTAAAAGCTGACTCCCTCCCATCGAGCCCGGGCAATTACGCGTAATTGCGGGCCGGTAATTAGTAATTCCGTTTCGTGGGTCGCATCTGTTTAGCCATTGCGAGCTGAAGAACGGTCATCGTGTTAGCGCGTCGATCGTGGAAATGGTATTTAATGGACGAACGGTTTCGTC
Coding sequences:
- the LOC132909458 gene encoding uncharacterized protein LOC132909458 produces the protein MKLLLRFVASIFLTSVRASSWPYHEIVGVGQSAGPLLVAPVYGVAPAVSLLPAEPAKKAQTIVAGPVTKTVVEGSSSGPVTIVSPGTLATSSPSPTTLKPTIASAVPEDTVLVKGASAGAVTLVAPSDNSVAIADTNNAASAEAETKKGAVAASAKAVVAIESAEESSTTKASTNVTATAISETIGIASANAVIGPSTGPIIIAGPTVPPVPVPAGAEASTLEAVTAASVAASATVESASVSSSAVANVSVSSNISAEQTSDVSGLASDTTEPTRIEGSASSSSTVTSTSGSSTAFASARINLISPLGTIALGETPLSNVVVSTGTAPPAIVSGPSGSVSTGSASPLLLKVPLYHL